GCCGATGAGCACCGTCCGGTCCAGCGGACCGGGACGCAGCGCGGCGAGGATGCCGGACCCGACACCGATCAGGGTGACGAGCAGCGCCGCGTACGCGACGAGCAGCGCCGTGCTGGGCAGCCGGGAGGCGATGAGGTCGGTCACGTCCTGGTGGTACTGCGCGGAGGTCCCGAAGTCGCCTTGGAGGACGCCGCCGAGCCACTTCGCGTACTGGACGACCAGCGGGTCGTCCAGGTGGTACTGGGAGCGCAGGGCCGCCACGGCCTCGGGCGTCGCGGGGCGGCCGTGGAGCAGGAAGGTCACCGGGTCGCCGGGGGCCAGGTGGATGGCGCCGAAGACCACGAGAGAGGTCACGAACAGCACCGCCACCAGCCCGAGGAGCCGGCCGACGAGGTATCGGGTCATTACTTCGCGGCCCCGATCGTCGCGGCCCACGGGTAGTACAGCTGGGCGATGCCGGTGGGGGCACCGGTGATGCGCTTGCCGAGGAAGACCGAGTAGGGCGCCTCGTACACGGGGATGATCGGGAGCTCGCGCACCGCGATCTTCTGCAGCTCGGCGGTCTTCTCGGCGCGCTTGGCCGGGTCGGGCTCCGAGTTGGCGCGGTCGAAGGCGACGTCGTACTCGGCGTTCGACCAGTTGCCGTAGTTCCCGAAGTCCCCGGTGCGGAGGTACTGGTAGAACTCCAGCGGGTCGGGCGTGTTGTCGTACCCGTTGGTGATGACCAGGTCGAGTCCGGTGCGCGCGTTCGGGTCGACGAAGATGTTGCTGTACGCCTCGGGGGCGACCGACTTCAGCTCGATGGTGAGGCCGATCTGCCGTCCCGCGGCCTGGACGGCGTTGGCGACGACGCTGATCTCGGGTGCGAGGGTGCTGGTGACCAGGGTGATCGTGCGCCCGGAGACGCCGGCCTCCTGGACGAGCTTCTTGGCGGCCGCGATGTCGTACGCGGGCTCGGGCAGCGTGTCGTAGAGCGAGGCGGTCTTCTCGGGGGCCAGCGCCCAGGCACCGCGGGCGGCGGGGGCCTTCGCGGGGACGCCGACGCCACCGGCAGCGGCCTTGATGATGTTCTTCCGGTCCAGGGCCATGGAGAGGGCCTGGCGGACCTTGATGTTGCCGAGCGGGCCGTGGAAGTCGAGGACGGCGAGGTCCGCGGCGGCGGTGTTCGGGCCGAAGAGGAGCGTGCCCTTGCCGCTGGCCTTCAGCTGCTCGAACGAGGACGAGGGCACCAGGTAGCCGCCGTCGGCGGTACCGGACAGGAACGCGCTGGTGCGGGCCGCCGGGTCCTCGATGAAGGTGAACTTGACGGACTCGGACTTCGGGGCGAGCTTCGGGTCCCAGTAGGCCGCGTGCTTCTTGAGCGTGATGCCGGAGCCCTGGTCCCACTTGTCGAGGGAGAACGGGCCGGTGCAGTTCACGCCGCCCTTGGCGGTGCCGTAGTCCTTGCCGGCCTTGGCCAGGTAGGCGGCGCTCTCGATGGTGCCGGGGGAGGCGGCCATCAGCTCGTGCAGCAGGACGTCGGCCTTGCCGAGGCGGAGGGTCACCTCCAGCGGGCCGGTCTTCTCGATGGTGTCGACGTTCTTGAAGACCGAGCCCCAGGGGGAGCCGGTCTCCGGGTTCATCTGGCGCTTGAGGGAGGCCACGACGTCGTCGGCGGTCATGGTCGTGCCGTCGTGGAACTTCACCCCGGAGCGCAGGGTGTAGACCAGCGTGCGCGGATCGGGCTGCTTGTACGAGACGGCCAGACCGGGCTCGATCTTCATGTCGGGCGTGACGCGGAAGAGCTGCTCGCACACGTTGGCCAGCACCGTGTTCGGCGGGTAGTCGTACGCCAGGGCGTAGTCGAGCGTGTACGGCTCGGCGTACAGCGACCAGGTGAACGAGTCGAGGGTGCCCTTCGCCGGCGGTGAGGTCGGGGTGACCTGGTAGCCGGTGCCGCCGCTGGGCGTGGCGCCCGGCTTCGTGGCGCCGGAGCAGGCGGCGGTCGTGGCCGCGAGAGCGGCGGTACAGGTGAGGAGCGCGATGGTTCTCGACATGCGCATGCAGACCCACCCCTTTACGGGTGTAGTGACGGGCGCTGGGGGGATGGAGCGAGTATTGATGCGGGAACGTTCCCGCACAAGGTCTTGCGGGAACGGTTTTGCAAAGGTCAGGAGGGTGGCACCATCGCTCCATGACCTCTGGATCAAGGCACCGCGGGCAGCCCGCGTCGCCCACCCCGCGCGTCCGCCTCGTCGACGTCGCCCGCGAGGCGGGCCTGTCGAAGACGACCGTCTCGGCGGCTCTCAACGACACCGGAAGGCTCTCTCCCGCCGTACGGGAGAAGGCCCGCGAGACAGCTCGCAGAATGGGCTATCGGCCCAATGCCACCGCGCGCCAACTACGCGCGGGGCGAGCCAAGTTGATCGGATACGTGGTCGGGGAACTGTCCGACGCCCCCTGGGTCTTCCTGGAGTCGCCGTACTTCGCCAGGCTGACCGGGGCCACGGCGTCGACCGCGCTGCGACGCGGCTACGCCATGGTCCTGCTGCCCACCGGATCCCTGCAGAGCGAGTGGGCCGACCTGCCGCTCGACGCCGTGGTCGTCACCGACCCCGCCGCGGACGACCGGATCGTCGACGACCTGCTCGCCGCGGGGATCCCCGTGTTCAGCGACCGCTCCGTGGAGGGGCGGCCCGGGGCGTACTGGGTGGACGTCGACACGGACGCCGCCGTGCGCTCGGTCCTGGACCACTTCCTGGAGCAGGGGGCCCGGAGGCCCGTCCTCGTCGTGCCCGACAGCACCACCCTCTTCCACGCCGAGGTCTTCGCCGCCCACCGGGAGTGGTGCGCGGAGCACGGCCTTCCGGAGCGGGCCGTACGGGTCGGGGAACACGGCAACGGAGCGGTGATCCGCGCCGTCGAGACCGCCCTGGTGGAGGATCCGGCCGGTGGGGGCCGGCCGGACGCGCTCCTCGTCGTCGCCGAGGCGAGCCCGCCCCTCGTCCTGGAGGCGGCGCGCCGCCACGGCTACGACGTACCCGGCGATCTGCTCCTCGTCTGCGTGAGCGAGGACGCCACCGCCGAGCACACCGTGCCGCCCGTGACCACCCTGAGCCTGCGGCCCGAGGCGATCGCGGAGGCGGGCATCGACCACCTGGTGAACGTCCTGGAGCGCGGCAGTCGCGAACCGGCCGGGACGCTCGTCCCGACCCGCCTCGACGTCCGCGCGTCCTCGGTGAGGTCGCACGGCTAGGGCGTGTCCGGGGCCCCTGTCCGGTCAGACCGTGTGGACGAGCTTGCCGCCGACGTAGGTCCGCTCCACCTTCGCCTGGCCGATCTCCTCCGGCGGGGCCGTGAGGATGTCGCGGTCCAGGACCACGAGGTCGGCCAGGTTCCCGACGCGCAGGCTGCCCGCGTCGTCGAGCCCGTTCACATGGGCGGTGCCGGCGGTGTAGGCGGCCAGCGCGGTCGGGAGGTCGATGCACTGCTCGGGGAAGAAGGCCGGCGCGCCGGTGGACTCCGGGTCCCTGCGGTTCACGGCCACGTGGATGCCCGCGATCGGGTCGGGGCTGCTGACGGGCCAGTCGCTGCCGGCGACGAGCGTGGCGCCGGCGCGGACGAGGTCCCCGAAGGGGTACTGCCAGGCCGCGCGCTCCGCACCGAGGAACGGGATGGTCAGCTCGTCCATCTGCGGCTCGTGGGCCGCCCACAGCGGCTGGATGTTGGCGAGCGCGCCGAGCGCGGCGAAGCGGCCCAGGTCGTCGGGGTGGACCACCTGGAGGTGGGCGAGGTGGTGGCGGTTGCCGCGGCGTCCGTTGGCGGCGATCGCGGCCTCGATCGCGTCGAGCGCCTCCCGGACGGCCCGGTCGCCCAGGGCGTGGAAGTGGACCTGGAAGTCGAGGGCGTCGAGCTCGGTCACGTAGCCGCGCAGCGCGTCGGGGTCGACGAAGCTCAGGCCGGAGTTGGCGGTGGCGCAGCCACAGCCGTCCAGGTACGGGGTGGTCATCGCGGCGGTGAAGTTCTCCGCGACGCCGTCCTGCATGATCTTCACCGAGGTCGCCCGGAACCGGCCGGCCCTCAGCTTCTCGCGCCGCGCCACCAGCTCGGGGATCTGCTCGGCGCCCCGCTCGCGGTCCCACCAGAGCGCGCCGGTCACCCGGGCGGTGAGCGTGCCGTCGAGCGCGGCCGTCAGGTAGGCGTCGGAGGGGTCGGGCTGCCCGTGGAACTCACCGAGCATCGCGTCCTGCCAGCCGGTGATCCCGACGGAGTGCAGCAGCGCCTGGGCGCGGTAGAGCCCGGCGAGACGGTCGGCGAAGGTGCTCGGGGGCACCAGGTGGCCGACGAGGCCGGCGGCACCCTCCTGCAGCATGCCGCTGGGGGTGCCGTCCGGCTCCCGCTCGATGCGGCCGTCGGCGGGGTCCGGGGTGTCGGCGGTGAGGCCGGCCAGTTCGAGCGCCCGCGTGTTGGCCCAGGAGCCGTGGTGGTCACGGTTCGACAACAGGACCGGGCGGTCCGGGACGACCGAGTCCAGCAGCTGCCGGGTCGGCAGTCCGCCGTCGAAGCTCTCCATCGACCAGCCGCCGCCGGTGATCCACTCGCGGTCCGGGTTCGCGTCGGCGTAGGCGCGGACCAGACGCAGGTACTCGGCGACGTCGACCGTCTCCGACAGATCGCACTGGGCCAGCTCCCCCCCGGCGAACACCGGGTGGATGTGGGAGTCCTGGAAGCCCGGGACCAGCAGCTTCCCCGTGAGGTCGACGACCTCGGTGTCCGGGCCGATGAGCTCGCGCACCTCGTCGTGGCCGACGGCCGCGATCCGGTCGCCGACGACGGCGAGCGAGGTCGCCCGGGTACGGGCCGGGTCCACCGTGAAGACGGGACCGCGGGTGAAGACCAGATCGGCCTTGGCCATGCGAATGCTCCAGAACGAGAGGCGGCAGGTGGTTGGGCGCTATGGAAGCGGCAAGGCCGTTTACACGTCAATAGCGTTGACGTAAGGTCCCGGTCATGTCCGAACGTGTGGTTCCCGAAGGAAGCCGACAGCGCCGCCGCCCCACCAAGCAGGGCGCCATGCTCTCGGAGCAGCTGATCGTCGACACGGCGCTCCGTCTGGTCGCCCAGCACGGCGCCGAAGCGCTGTCGGTACGGCGCCTGGGCGCGGCCCTCGGCGCCGACCCCAGCGCCCTCTACCGCTACTTCCGCAACACCGACGCCCTCGTCCTCGCGCTCGCCGACGAGCTGATCGGCCGGGCCCAGGAGGGGTGGACGGCGACGGGGGACTGGCAGACGGACCTCCGCTCGATGGGCCTGCGGGTCCACTCCTGTTACCTTGCGTACCCACAGGCCGCCGTCCTCGCGGCGCACCGGACCACAGGGCGTCCGCACGAGACCCGCGCCGTGGAGCGGATCCTCGGCATCCTCCGCTCCGGAGGCTTCCCCGACCCCCTCGCCGTGCGGATCTACCACGCCTTCGTCGACCAGGCCCTCGCCTTCGCCGCCCAGGACGCCGCCGCGAAGGCCCTGCCGCCTGCCGCCCGGGACGGGGACGAGGAGGTCTGGCAGTCGGTCTACAGCCGACTGTCGGCGGACACCCATCCGAACATCGCCGCCACCTACCCCCTCCTCGCCGCCGACATGCGGGACAGCGGCTACCCCTTCGCCCTGGAGCTGATGCTCGTCGCGGTGGCGGCGCTCCGGCCTCGGGACACCCCCTGAGGGGGCGTCCCGAGGGATCGGGTACGTGCTCCGAGGCGGGAAGCCCGCCTTCTCGGTGGCCGGCCTCAGTAGCCGACGCGGACCCCCGTGACCACGTGACGGTCCGTCAGTCCGCCGGTGGCGCCGCCGAATCCGACCAGCACGTTCTGCGGCAGCGTCACCGCCACGTCGATGACCTGGACACCGTCGACGAGGACGAGGAGCCGCCCGGTGGCCGTCACGTTCACGTCGACCACATGGCTGCCCGTACGCAGCGCGGGGACGGCGGTCGAGGTCGCCACGTACCGCAGGGTGGACGCCGAACCGCTGGTGGCCACCCCCACGAAGTTCGACGACGGCTCCCCGGGATTGCGGTACGTGTCCAGGGTGACGGCCACCCCGGGCAGCCCGCTGTAGCCGAGGCCACCGCCCCCGAACCCCAGCGACTTCGGGGTGGCCCGGGCCGCGTCGAGGAGCATCAGGGCGAGCCCGTCGGCGCCCGTCCCTCCCGAGAGGGTCGCCGTGAACCGCGCCCGCAGCCGCGCCGAGGGCACCGCCGTGGCCTGGATCGCCGAGCCCTTGACGTACGTCTGCGCGGGATTGAGGACGAGACTCGTACCGGACGGGACGGCCGTGCCGTTGTACGTCCAGCCGTTCGGCCCGGGCGGCGGCAGCGCGTACGACGGGGAGGTGATCGCCGCGCCCCGCACGGCGTGGATGTCGGTCAGGCCCCCCGTCCCTCCGGTGAAGGCGAGGAGCGCGGCCGGGGGCAGCGAGGCCACCGTGGTCCGCAGCCGCTGGATGCCGTCCACGGAGACCGTGACCGTCTTGCCGGTGACCGCCACGGAGACCGTGTGCGTGCCCGCGCGCAGGTTCGGGACGCTCGACGTCGTCGCCGCGTACGTGAGGACCGAGCCGCTGCCGCCGGTGGCCACACCGACGAAGTTGGCCGACGGGTCCCCGGTGTTGCGGTACGTGTCGAAGGCGACGGCCACGCCCGGGAGACCGGCGTAGCCGAGGCCGCCGCCGACACCGCCGAGCGCGGTGGGAGTCGCCCTGGCCGGGTCGAGGAGGGCGAAGGTGAGCCCGTCGGCCCCGCTGCCGCCGCCGATCACCGTGGTGAACGAGGCCTTGAGACCGTCGGTGAGCACGGGCACGGGCCAGACCGCCGAACCCCGCTGGGACGCGCTCGCCTGGGTGAGCTGGAGGTCGTCGCCGGAGATCCCGGCCGAGCCGTTGAGCCGCCAGCCGCCCGCGCCGGGGGAGGGCACGGTGACCCCCGTGCCGGCCACCCCGGAACCGGTCAGCGTCTCGTTGCGCGGACCGCGCCCGTCGTCCGAGGTCAGCTCGTACGCGGCGGTGACCGCCCCGATCGAGGTGGGCGAGAACGTCACCGCCTGGTGGACCACGTCCTCCGGGCCGAGGACCTGGCCCTCGCTGATCGGGTTCGTCACGTGGAAGGGAGCCGCCGGCGGCTTCGCCTTGGTGATGGTGAGCGGGATGTTTCCGGTGTTGCTGATGTCGAAGGTCCTGGTCACCGACTGACCGACCTTCACCTGACCGAAGGCCGTCGAGGTGGGCGTGATCGTGAGCTCCGCGCGCCCGGTCACCGCCGTACCGGTCACGGCGACGGACGCCGTGCCGTTCGGGCCGGTGACGGAGACCGTCCCCGTGTGCTCCCCGGCGGCCGTCGGGGCGTACGCCACCTGCACGGTGACGGACTGCCGGGGCCGCACGACCGTGCCGACGGCCGGCGGATCCGAGGCGCCGAAGGGGGCGCCGGGGACGGAGACCGCCGAGATCGTCTCGTCGGCCGTGCCCGTGTTCGTGAACGTCACGCCCAGCGCCTTGCTGGTCGTGGTCGCCACCGTGCCGAAGTCGAGCGCGCCCGGCGAGGCGAGGAACCCGGGCCGGGTGCCGTAGCCGGTCAGTCCGAGCGCGCTGTCGCCGAGGTCGGTGGCGAAGGTCAGCGCCGAGGTGTCGGGGCCGGGCGCGGTGGGCGAGAACGTCACCTGGGCGGTGTGGGACTCGCCGGCCCGCAGCGTGCGCGGCAGCCCGGCGGAGGTCGCGGTGAACGGTCCGCCCGCCGGAGTGCTCACCCCGGTGAGCGTCACGTCCCGGGTCGCCGTGACCGTGGCCGTGACGGTCCCGGCCGCCCCGACCGCCACCTCGCCCGCGTCCACCGGCTCACCCGTCAGGGCGGTGTTCGCCGGACGCCCGAAGGCCAGCACGTGACCGTCCCTGGTGCCCACGTAGACACGCCCGCCGTCGGTGGCCGGCACGGCGAACTTCGACGCCACCCCGATCGGCGCCGACCAGCGCAGCCGCAGCGCCCCGTTCACCGGCACGGCGTCGTACGCGCGCAGCTGCCCGTTGGCGCCGCTCGCCCCGTCCGAGGCGATCGCCCACACGAGCGCCGACCCCGCGTTCGTACCCGTCGAGGTGACCACCGGGGAACCCGAGGTATAGCCGAACCGCTGGGCGCTGCTCCCCGTGTTGGTCAGGCCCGGCAGGCCCGAGCCGGTCAGCCCGTACGCGAAGGCCCGCAGCGGGCCGCCGCTGCCGATCGTGTAGACGTAGCCGCCCTGCCCGCCGTACACGGCGGGATGCCCCCAGACGCCCTCGTACGGGCCGAAGGCGCCGAGCACCTTGTCGGTGCCGCCCGGCCCCTGACTCCGGCCGCCGAGGTCGTCCCGGTCGAGCAGGAACAGCCGCCCGTCCTTGCCGATCTGGACGAGGAGCCGTGGATACCGGCTGGTGCCGAAGACCGGGCCGGGCAGGGCGACCGGACCGCCCGAGCCCAGGTCGGTGTCGTTCAGGTCGAGCTGGGAGGCGTTGGCGGGGCTGAAGAAGTCCTGTGCCGACATCGTGCCGTCGCTGTTCACGCCGAGCCGGACCACCGACTCCGCCAGCTGGCCGGGCGGCAGCCGGCCGGGACCGGGCGCGGGGGAGACCCCGTTGCCCGTCGAGAAGAGGATCCGGCCCGGGCCGTCGGAGACGAGACCGCCGCCGCTCATCCAGATCCCGGCCATGCCGTTGGCGGAGGAGTCCTCGGTGGCCCAGAGCGTGGTCCGGCGCGTCGCGGTGTCGACGCCCATGACGTACCCGACGTACGGGCCGCGGTCGCAGTGCGAGGCGAAGGCGGCGTAGACGGAGCCGCCCATCAGGAGCAGCCCCGGCCGCTGACCCGCCGTGTACGGGTTGAACGCCCGGCCCGGATCGTTCACCGGGGCGCCCGCCACCTTCACCGGCCAGCCCGCGCGCTCGGCGCCGGTCACCGGGTCGAGGGCGTGCAGGTACCAGTTGGGATGCTGGACGTCGGGCCCGTCGTTCACCTTGGACGTGAGGTACACGGCGTTCGTCGCCGGGTCGTAGACCGGCGTGGCGGTCACCCCGACGTTCGGTACCAGGTCCCCGCAGCTGATCGCCGAGGCGGGCCACGGGGCGCCGAGGTTCTTGGACCAGGTGATCCCCCCGCCGGCCGCGTCGATCCCGTACACCTTGTTGTTCTCGGTGGCCGCGACGAGCGTCCGCCCCACGACCAGCGGCTGCGCGTAGACCTGGCCGTCGACCGTGGTCGAGAACTGCAGGCCGAAGTCCGAGCTCGACACCTGGTCCGGCGCGAGTCCGGGCTCGTCCCGGTCCCAGCCGGTCCGCAGGTCGTCGTGGGAGATCGTGGTCTGGTCGGCGGGGAGCGTGCTCCGCACCACCGGAGGCCGTGGCGCCGCGGTGGAAGCCGGCGCGGCGGCGGCGCCCGCGCCCGCCACCAGGCACATCGTCAGCAGTCGGGCGATCGCCCTGCGTCGGCCGGCCATCTCTCCCCCTTCACCTGGTCGCGCGGGCGCGGAACCCGAAGCGCTCCGCCGAGGTCATCGTGAACCGGGCCCCAAGGGGAAGGAGGCCGCCGACCGGCCCCTCCCGCCGAGGTCCACCCGATCGGCCTCGGAAAGCGGTGCGTCGGCGGAACGGCGGCGATGTCGACGCACGTGGCCTCGTCGCTCGTGGCGAGTACCGAGCTCCCTCACTCTCCCGACAGTTCGCCGAGCAGCTTCCACGTACGGCGGCGGTCGGCCTCGCCGCCCAGGTCCGTCGCCGTGAACACCACCTCCGTCGCCCCCGCCTCGCGGTAGCGCCGCACCTCGGCGGCGACGGTCTCCTCGTCGCCGATCACCGCCAGGTCGGCGGCCCGCGTGCCGCCGGAGCGCTCGATGACACGCTGGTAGGACGGGATCCGTTCGTAGAGCGCGAGGGCCTCGGTCGCCTTCTCCCGTACGGCCCCGGCGTCCGCCGTGACCACACCGGGGACGAGGGCCACGATCCGCGGCGCGGGCCTGCCCGCCGCCTTCGCCGCGGCGGTGACGGTGGGGACGATGTCCTCGGCGAGCGCGCGCGGACCGGCCAGGAACGGCAGGATGCCGTCGGCGAGCCGGCCGCTGACCCGCAGGGCCTGCGGTCCCATGGCGGCGACGAGGAGCGGCACCGGCGGCTGGGCCCCGGGAACCGCCGCCGGCCACGGCGTCGTGGCCGTGAGGAGCTCGCCGTGGAAGTCCGCGGCGCCCGTCTCCACCAGCTGGCGCAGGGCCGTGAGGAACTCCCGGAGCAGCCCGACGGGCCGCTCGTACGGGATGCCGAACCCTTCCTCGGTGAGGTGCTTGGTGCCGAGGGCCAGCCCGAGGTGGTAGCGGCCGCCGGTGGCGGCCTGGGCGGTCTGGGCCTGGCTGGAGACGATCAGCGGATGGCGGCCGAAGACGGGTATCGCGGCGGTTCCGACCTGCAGTCCCGGCACCTCGCGCCCGACGATAGCGGCGAGCGACGGCGAGTCGTACGCGAAGGACTGGCCGAACCACGCGGAGTGCAGTCCGGCGTCGCGGGCCTCCCGCGCGAGTCGCACCGTGTCGTCGATCGGGAGCTGCCGGGAGGTCGAGCTGAGGATTACTCCGAGAGTCATGTCAGGGCCAACGGGCCTGTTCGCGAACGGCATTCCCGCTCCCGTACGACAGTCGTGTGTCGGCTCCGTGAACGTCGTGGGGGAGCGGGAGGCCGTGGCGGGCCGGGCCGGCTACAGGGTGACCGGCTTGCCGCCGAGGGTCACGGCGAGACGGCCGTCCGTGGCGTACGACCAGCTCAGCGCGCCGGAGTACGCGGCGCAGCGGGAGCCGTTCGTGCCGGACCAGAACTGGTTGGAGCCGTCGACGTCACCGATGGTGCGGTCGTTCGTGCCGCTGCCACTCCGGCACGAGGTGTTGTTCCGGAACACCGAAGTGCCCGCGTCGAACGAGTAGTTGCGCTGGGCGTTGTCGATGCTGAGGTTGTTCGACACGGCCATCGAGCCCGGGTTGCTGTTGTACGTGAAGCCGTGCTTGCCGTTGTGGTAGGCGATGCTGCGCCGGACCACGTGATCGACCGCGATGTCCTCGCCGCCCAGCTTGTAGCCGTTGCGGTCGCCGCTCGCGTTCTGGGTGCCGTCGGAGAGGGTGCCGTTGTCGTAGGCGAGGGAGTCCTCGATGGTGACCGTGCCGATGGGGCCGGTGTCGGTCTTCGTGTAGAGGTCCCAGCCGTCGTCGATGTTGTGGTGGGCCACGGCGTAGCGGAAGACGTTCCCCGGACCGACCGTGAGCTTGGCGGCGAAGCCGTCGGCGTCCTCGCCGTCGGAGTCGGCGTTGTCGTGCGACTCCGCGCTCAGGACGAGGTTGTTCGACGGCCACTGGCTCTGGGGCGTGGTGGAGGCGATACGGGAGAGCTGAAGGCCCGAGTCGCGGTTGAAGCGCGTCACCGTGCGCTCGATGACGTTGTTGCTGCCGCCGACGAAGATGCCGTTGTCACCGGCGCGTTCGACGACGATGCCGCTCACGTGCCAGTAGGAGCCGTTCACGGCGAGCCCGCGGTTCGCCGGGTCCTCGGTCATGGCCGAGAAGTTCAGTACCGGGTTCTCGCCGGGGTAGGCGGAGAGCTTCGTGCGGGCGGAGGCCGTGCCGTTGGTGCCGGCGGGGATGGTGATCGTCTGGGAGTGGTTGTACGTGCCGCCGCGGAGGTAGATCGTCCCTCCGGAGGTGACGCGGGCGATGGCCGAACTCAGCGTGGTGGGAGCCGAGACGGTTCCCGCGGCGGCGTCCGTTCCGTTCGGCGCCACGTACAGCGCGCCGCCCGTCGGCGGGGTGGTGGTGCCGGATGTCTCGACGTCGATCCGGTCGATGT
Above is a genomic segment from Streptomyces sp. NBC_00094 containing:
- a CDS encoding LLM class F420-dependent oxidoreductase, with amino-acid sequence MTLGVILSSTSRQLPIDDTVRLAREARDAGLHSAWFGQSFAYDSPSLAAIVGREVPGLQVGTAAIPVFGRHPLIVSSQAQTAQAATGGRYHLGLALGTKHLTEEGFGIPYERPVGLLREFLTALRQLVETGAADFHGELLTATTPWPAAVPGAQPPVPLLVAAMGPQALRVSGRLADGILPFLAGPRALAEDIVPTVTAAAKAAGRPAPRIVALVPGVVTADAGAVREKATEALALYERIPSYQRVIERSGGTRAADLAVIGDEETVAAEVRRYREAGATEVVFTATDLGGEADRRRTWKLLGELSGE
- a CDS encoding ABC transporter substrate-binding protein; its protein translation is MRMSRTIALLTCTAALAATTAACSGATKPGATPSGGTGYQVTPTSPPAKGTLDSFTWSLYAEPYTLDYALAYDYPPNTVLANVCEQLFRVTPDMKIEPGLAVSYKQPDPRTLVYTLRSGVKFHDGTTMTADDVVASLKRQMNPETGSPWGSVFKNVDTIEKTGPLEVTLRLGKADVLLHELMAASPGTIESAAYLAKAGKDYGTAKGGVNCTGPFSLDKWDQGSGITLKKHAAYWDPKLAPKSESVKFTFIEDPAARTSAFLSGTADGGYLVPSSSFEQLKASGKGTLLFGPNTAAADLAVLDFHGPLGNIKVRQALSMALDRKNIIKAAAGGVGVPAKAPAARGAWALAPEKTASLYDTLPEPAYDIAAAKKLVQEAGVSGRTITLVTSTLAPEISVVANAVQAAGRQIGLTIELKSVAPEAYSNIFVDPNARTGLDLVITNGYDNTPDPLEFYQYLRTGDFGNYGNWSNAEYDVAFDRANSEPDPAKRAEKTAELQKIAVRELPIIPVYEAPYSVFLGKRITGAPTGIAQLYYPWAATIGAAK
- a CDS encoding LacI family DNA-binding transcriptional regulator, which translates into the protein MTSGSRHRGQPASPTPRVRLVDVAREAGLSKTTVSAALNDTGRLSPAVREKARETARRMGYRPNATARQLRAGRAKLIGYVVGELSDAPWVFLESPYFARLTGATASTALRRGYAMVLLPTGSLQSEWADLPLDAVVVTDPAADDRIVDDLLAAGIPVFSDRSVEGRPGAYWVDVDTDAAVRSVLDHFLEQGARRPVLVVPDSTTLFHAEVFAAHREWCAEHGLPERAVRVGEHGNGAVIRAVETALVEDPAGGGRPDALLVVAEASPPLVLEAARRHGYDVPGDLLLVCVSEDATAEHTVPPVTTLSLRPEAIAEAGIDHLVNVLERGSREPAGTLVPTRLDVRASSVRSHG
- a CDS encoding TetR/AcrR family transcriptional regulator, with the translated sequence MSERVVPEGSRQRRRPTKQGAMLSEQLIVDTALRLVAQHGAEALSVRRLGAALGADPSALYRYFRNTDALVLALADELIGRAQEGWTATGDWQTDLRSMGLRVHSCYLAYPQAAVLAAHRTTGRPHETRAVERILGILRSGGFPDPLAVRIYHAFVDQALAFAAQDAAAKALPPAARDGDEEVWQSVYSRLSADTHPNIAATYPLLAADMRDSGYPFALELMLVAVAALRPRDTP
- a CDS encoding amidohydrolase, with the translated sequence MAKADLVFTRGPVFTVDPARTRATSLAVVGDRIAAVGHDEVRELIGPDTEVVDLTGKLLVPGFQDSHIHPVFAGGELAQCDLSETVDVAEYLRLVRAYADANPDREWITGGGWSMESFDGGLPTRQLLDSVVPDRPVLLSNRDHHGSWANTRALELAGLTADTPDPADGRIEREPDGTPSGMLQEGAAGLVGHLVPPSTFADRLAGLYRAQALLHSVGITGWQDAMLGEFHGQPDPSDAYLTAALDGTLTARVTGALWWDRERGAEQIPELVARREKLRAGRFRATSVKIMQDGVAENFTAAMTTPYLDGCGCATANSGLSFVDPDALRGYVTELDALDFQVHFHALGDRAVREALDAIEAAIAANGRRGNRHHLAHLQVVHPDDLGRFAALGALANIQPLWAAHEPQMDELTIPFLGAERAAWQYPFGDLVRAGATLVAGSDWPVSSPDPIAGIHVAVNRRDPESTGAPAFFPEQCIDLPTALAAYTAGTAHVNGLDDAGSLRVGNLADLVVLDRDILTAPPEEIGQAKVERTYVGGKLVHTV
- a CDS encoding choice-of-anchor D domain-containing protein, coding for MAGRRRAIARLLTMCLVAGAGAAAAPASTAAPRPPVVRSTLPADQTTISHDDLRTGWDRDEPGLAPDQVSSSDFGLQFSTTVDGQVYAQPLVVGRTLVAATENNKVYGIDAAGGGITWSKNLGAPWPASAISCGDLVPNVGVTATPVYDPATNAVYLTSKVNDGPDVQHPNWYLHALDPVTGAERAGWPVKVAGAPVNDPGRAFNPYTAGQRPGLLLMGGSVYAAFASHCDRGPYVGYVMGVDTATRRTTLWATEDSSANGMAGIWMSGGGLVSDGPGRILFSTGNGVSPAPGPGRLPPGQLAESVVRLGVNSDGTMSAQDFFSPANASQLDLNDTDLGSGGPVALPGPVFGTSRYPRLLVQIGKDGRLFLLDRDDLGGRSQGPGGTDKVLGAFGPYEGVWGHPAVYGGQGGYVYTIGSGGPLRAFAYGLTGSGLPGLTNTGSSAQRFGYTSGSPVVTSTGTNAGSALVWAIASDGASGANGQLRAYDAVPVNGALRLRWSAPIGVASKFAVPATDGGRVYVGTRDGHVLAFGRPANTALTGEPVDAGEVAVGAAGTVTATVTATRDVTLTGVSTPAGGPFTATSAGLPRTLRAGESHTAQVTFSPTAPGPDTSALTFATDLGDSALGLTGYGTRPGFLASPGALDFGTVATTTSKALGVTFTNTGTADETISAVSVPGAPFGASDPPAVGTVVRPRQSVTVQVAYAPTAAGEHTGTVSVTGPNGTASVAVTGTAVTGRAELTITPTSTAFGQVKVGQSVTRTFDISNTGNIPLTITKAKPPAAPFHVTNPISEGQVLGPEDVVHQAVTFSPTSIGAVTAAYELTSDDGRGPRNETLTGSGVAGTGVTVPSPGAGGWRLNGSAGISGDDLQLTQASASQRGSAVWPVPVLTDGLKASFTTVIGGGSGADGLTFALLDPARATPTALGGVGGGLGYAGLPGVAVAFDTYRNTGDPSANFVGVATGGSGSVLTYAATTSSVPNLRAGTHTVSVAVTGKTVTVSVDGIQRLRTTVASLPPAALLAFTGGTGGLTDIHAVRGAAITSPSYALPPPGPNGWTYNGTAVPSGTSLVLNPAQTYVKGSAIQATAVPSARLRARFTATLSGGTGADGLALMLLDAARATPKSLGFGGGGLGYSGLPGVAVTLDTYRNPGEPSSNFVGVATSGSASTLRYVATSTAVPALRTGSHVVDVNVTATGRLLVLVDGVQVIDVAVTLPQNVLVGFGGATGGLTDRHVVTGVRVGY